The nucleotide sequence ATTAGAACAAGAATCCTATAAGCGTCAATTAGCGCTGGTTCAATTAACGAAGGAAGATTTACGCAATACCCTTTTACTTAAGCCAATCATTGAAGAAAACATCCACGATATTACAACGGCATTTTATGATGGGATCGAAAAAGAAGAACGCTTAATGAAAGTGGTTGAGCAATATAGTACAATTGATCGTTTAAAAGGGACACTTGCCAAACACGTGCTTCAAATGTTTAACGGTCGCTTAACAGATGAAGACGTTGAACGTATGTCGCGTATTGCCCATCGTCACGTTATGATCGGCCTTGATGAAAAATGGTACATGGCATCCTTCCAAAACTTATTAGAAGCCATTCTCTCATCGGTTTCTCATCATTTTGAAACGGTTGATGAGCTTCTATCTGCGACAAAATCGATTACGAAACTTGTCAACTTTGAACAACAGCTTGTCCTAGAAGCGTATAAAAACGAATATGAAAAAATTCGAGAAGAGATGGAACGTGAAAAACAACTTCTCATCGAGCAGGTGCAATCTACTTCATCTCAGCTCGCTTCATTAACAGAAGAAACAAATGCGTTCATTCAAGAGATTAGCGCGCAGTCAAAAGAATTCGCCAACATTGCTGCGGGTCGCTTTGAATTAGCAGCTACGGCTGAAACGGAAGCGCATAGCGGAAAGAGCGAGCTTCAAAACCAGTCTGAACTTATGACATTAATTAACAGCCGCACGGACGATATCGCTCAAAAAATGAAAGCTTTAGAACAAGCTTCTGAGAAAATTAATCACGTCGTTTCCATCGTGACATCCATCGCTGAGCAAACGAACCTACTCGCATTAAACGCAGCGATTGAGTCTGCTCGAGCTGGAGAATACGGTAAAGGATTCGCCGTTGTTGCGAGTGAAGTTCGTAAGCTAGCAGAAGAAACGAAAAACTCCGTACTTGGTGTATCGAATTTAATTCAAGAAATTAACCAGCAAATCGATAGCATCTCTACATCAATTACTGATGTGACAGAATTAACAAGCAAAAGCTCAACGAAAATGGATGACATGGTAAAGTTCTTCGACACAGTCTTAAGCCTAATTGACAACAACAAAGATCAAAGCGAAAAAACGAAAGAAGAGCTTCAAAACTTTGCAAAAGCCATTGCAGATGTCACAAGCGCAGTTGACCAAATAACGGAAACATCCGAACAACTAAAAGAGCTTGCCGAAACCATTTAAACCTGTCCTCCCTATTGGGAGGATTTTTTTATTTCATTCTAATTTTGAAATATTGATCTTTAATAGTCTGATTGAATTGCAGATTGCTGTCGTATCTTGACAGATAATCCGTTGTCGATTATAGTTGAATTA is from Bacillus kexueae and encodes:
- a CDS encoding methyl-accepting chemotaxis protein — protein: MEREKQLLIEQVQSTSSQLASLTEETNAFIQEISAQSKEFANIAAGRFELAATAETEAHSGKSELQNQSELMTLINSRTDDIAQKMKALEQASEKINHVVSIVTSIAEQTNLLALNAAIESARAGEYGKGFAVVASEVRKLAEETKNSVLGVSNLIQEINQQIDSISTSITDVTELTSKSSTKMDDMVKFFDTVLSLIDNNKDQSEKTKEELQNFAKAIADVTSAVDQITETSEQLKELAETI